In Desulfobulbus oralis, one DNA window encodes the following:
- the minD gene encoding septum site-determining protein MinD: protein MATVVVVTSGKGGVGKTTTSAAFAAGLAKRGYSTVVVDFDVGLRNLDLIMGCERRVVYDLLNVIHGEGSLNQALIKDKREDKLFILPASQTRNKDALSFEGVRSVIAELQERFDFVVCDSPAGIEKGAMAAMYFADEALVVTNPEISSVRDSDRIIGMLDSKTRRAEEGLDPVARHLVITRYDAQRVSQGDMLSAADIQEVLSIPFLGVVPESKDVVIASNAGIPLTLCEPNDAGEAYFDIVDRFLGTDKPQRFLDAPKKGFFGRLFGKE from the coding sequence CTGGCCACCGTGGTGGTGGTCACTTCCGGCAAGGGCGGAGTCGGCAAAACCACCACCAGCGCTGCCTTTGCCGCTGGCCTGGCCAAACGCGGCTATTCGACCGTGGTGGTCGATTTCGATGTCGGCCTGCGCAACCTGGATCTGATCATGGGCTGCGAGCGCCGGGTCGTCTATGACCTCCTGAACGTCATTCACGGCGAAGGCTCGCTCAACCAGGCGCTCATCAAGGACAAGCGGGAGGACAAGCTCTTCATCCTGCCCGCCTCGCAGACCAGAAACAAGGACGCCCTGTCCTTCGAGGGGGTGCGCAGCGTGATTGCCGAACTGCAGGAGCGCTTCGACTTCGTGGTCTGCGATTCTCCGGCCGGCATCGAAAAGGGCGCCATGGCCGCCATGTACTTTGCCGACGAGGCCCTGGTCGTCACCAATCCGGAAATCTCCTCGGTGCGGGATTCCGACCGCATCATCGGCATGCTGGACAGCAAAACCCGCAGGGCCGAGGAAGGGCTGGATCCCGTGGCCCGGCACCTGGTCATCACCCGCTACGATGCCCAGCGGGTCAGTCAGGGCGACATGCTGAGCGCCGCGGACATTCAGGAAGTCCTGTCCATCCCCTTTCTGGGCGTGGTGCCGGAATCCAAAGACGTGGTCATCGCCTCCAATGCGGGCATTCCCCTCACGCTCTGCGAACCGAATGACGCCGGCGAAGCCTATTTTGACATCGTTGACCGCTTCCTGGGAACGGACAAGCCCCAGCGCTTTCTGGACGCGCCCAAAAAAGGCTTTTTCGGCAGGCTGTTCGGCAAGGAGTGA
- a CDS encoding MORN repeat-containing protein yields MRQSLVILSLLLACAPLLPAVDTQAACTAGNCQNGRGVLTGKNGLVYTGVFKKGLPWGEGRLSLPGGTVYVGHFVHGVYHGKGTLTRSDGSVYRGTFDRGRLHGKGILLCSDGREYVGDFRDNLIDGHGRLQYADGSSYEGAFLNGKPQGRGLRRYLDGSVYEGGFVAGRREGQGLLQGFDGSRYEGGFAADQPEGAGVLRQADGSVLRGGFVRGRLEGAGTGTWPDGRRYEGEFVHSLPEGEGEMHYADGARYRGQWLAGKRSGKGRLDYADGRRYRGRFADDRPVDAGPPAAEEERAEVAAGVESPAQEPAAAGESPRQQASPLPYMSVRSRSDDGAGKGTAAPRKKTAGSPPQGGRLYTLDGVLYLDRAATRPFSGEAFNTFADGSSYRGSFKNGLMDGQGLWHSGQGDEYQGSFRQGKKHGEGVLRHADGRIYKGHFDNDLKSGQGSMRFPDASSYEGQFAHGRFQGRGSYRFSDGSRYEGEFDRGLFSGQGTLTYAGGKKYVGEFAHDLPEGEGVLTEPDGREYRGGFRRGRCDGRGRIIYPDGRSIDVRFEDGRQVE; encoded by the coding sequence GTGCGGCAAAGCTTGGTTATCCTGTCTCTGTTGCTGGCCTGTGCTCCACTGTTGCCGGCGGTGGACACGCAGGCCGCCTGTACCGCGGGAAACTGCCAGAACGGCAGGGGCGTGCTGACCGGGAAGAACGGTCTGGTCTATACCGGCGTCTTCAAAAAGGGCCTGCCCTGGGGCGAGGGTCGCCTGAGCCTGCCCGGCGGCACGGTGTATGTGGGTCACTTTGTCCATGGCGTTTACCACGGCAAGGGCACGCTGACCCGCAGTGACGGCAGCGTCTATCGGGGCACTTTTGATCGGGGCCGCCTGCACGGCAAGGGCATTCTGCTCTGCTCCGATGGCCGCGAGTATGTGGGCGATTTTCGCGACAACCTCATCGACGGCCACGGCCGGCTCCAGTATGCGGACGGTTCCTCCTACGAGGGCGCTTTCCTGAATGGGAAGCCCCAGGGCAGGGGCCTGAGGCGTTATCTGGATGGTTCGGTCTACGAGGGTGGATTCGTGGCCGGCCGCCGTGAGGGGCAGGGCCTTCTGCAGGGCTTCGACGGCTCCCGCTATGAAGGCGGCTTTGCAGCCGATCAGCCCGAGGGCGCCGGCGTGCTGCGGCAGGCTGACGGTTCCGTGCTGAGGGGCGGCTTTGTCCGGGGCCGGCTTGAGGGCGCAGGGACTGGAACCTGGCCGGATGGCCGCCGCTATGAAGGCGAATTTGTTCACAGTCTGCCCGAGGGCGAAGGTGAAATGCACTATGCGGACGGCGCCCGCTACCGGGGCCAATGGCTGGCCGGCAAGCGAAGCGGCAAGGGCCGCCTGGACTATGCCGACGGTCGCCGCTACCGGGGCCGTTTTGCCGACGACCGGCCGGTGGACGCCGGGCCGCCGGCTGCTGAGGAAGAGCGGGCTGAGGTTGCTGCTGGGGTCGAATCTCCGGCTCAGGAGCCTGCCGCTGCTGGGGAGAGTCCCCGGCAGCAGGCAAGCCCTCTGCCGTACATGAGCGTCCGCAGTCGCAGCGATGACGGCGCCGGCAAAGGCACGGCCGCACCGCGGAAAAAGACCGCCGGCTCGCCTCCGCAGGGCGGCCGGCTCTACACCCTGGATGGGGTCCTGTATCTGGATCGGGCGGCCACCCGGCCTTTCAGCGGCGAGGCTTTCAATACCTTTGCCGATGGCAGCAGCTACAGGGGGAGTTTCAAAAACGGTCTCATGGATGGTCAGGGGCTGTGGCACTCCGGCCAGGGCGACGAGTATCAGGGCAGCTTCAGGCAGGGCAAAAAACACGGTGAGGGCGTGTTGCGCCATGCCGATGGCCGGATCTATAAAGGCCATTTTGACAATGACCTCAAATCCGGCCAGGGCAGCATGCGTTTCCCGGATGCATCCAGCTATGAAGGCCAGTTCGCCCATGGCCGCTTTCAGGGCCGGGGCAGCTACCGTTTTTCGGACGGCAGCCGGTATGAGGGGGAATTCGACCGGGGCCTGTTCTCCGGTCAGGGCACGCTGACCTATGCGGGCGGCAAGAAATATGTAGGCGAATTCGCTCATGACCTGCCGGAAGGCGAGGGGGTGCTCACCGAGCCGGACGGCAGGGAGTACCGGGGCGGCTTTCGCCGGGGCAGGTGCGATGGCAGAGGCCGCATCATCTATCCGGACGGACGGAGCATTGACGTGCGTTTCGAGGATGGCCGGCAGGTGGAATAA
- a CDS encoding ABC transporter permease: protein MASAASQSPSRRRWRRFAMNRRGYWSLWIFLCFFGLSLFAEFLSNDRPLVIRYQGHWYFPIWHDYAETEFGGDFATAADYRDPYILGRLRAEGNFVIFPVNPHSYNSINFYINQPVPSPPTRVNYLGTDDRGRDVLARLIYGFRLSVLFGLALTVVGTFLGIVAGAVQGYFGGKTDLLLQRFIEIWSAMPELYLLIIFASLFKPSMLLLLILLSLFGWMGLSDYVRAEFLKGRNLDYVRAARALGAGNLSIMYRHLLPNCMTPVITFLPFRMSGAIFALTSLDFLGLGVPPSTPSLGELLAQGKANIDAWWLSLSTFLVLVGTLVLLIFIGDALRDAFDPRQTRDE, encoded by the coding sequence ATGGCCAGCGCTGCATCCCAGTCCCCGTCTCGTCGCCGCTGGCGCCGTTTTGCCATGAACCGCCGCGGCTACTGGTCCTTGTGGATTTTTCTCTGCTTCTTTGGCCTGAGCCTTTTTGCCGAGTTCCTGAGCAATGACCGGCCTCTGGTGATCCGCTACCAGGGCCACTGGTACTTTCCCATCTGGCACGACTACGCGGAAACGGAATTCGGCGGCGACTTCGCCACTGCCGCCGACTATCGCGATCCCTATATTCTCGGTCGTCTGCGGGCAGAAGGCAATTTTGTCATCTTTCCCGTCAACCCGCACAGTTACAACTCGATCAATTTCTACATCAACCAGCCGGTGCCCTCGCCCCCCACCCGGGTCAATTACCTGGGTACCGATGACCGCGGCCGCGATGTGCTGGCGCGCCTCATCTATGGTTTTCGTCTGAGTGTGCTCTTTGGCCTGGCCCTGACCGTGGTGGGCACCTTTCTGGGGATTGTCGCCGGCGCGGTGCAGGGCTATTTCGGGGGTAAAACCGATCTCTTGCTGCAGCGTTTCATCGAGATCTGGAGCGCCATGCCGGAGTTGTATCTGCTCATCATCTTTGCCTCCCTCTTCAAGCCCAGCATGCTGCTCCTTTTGATCCTGCTCTCACTCTTTGGCTGGATGGGGCTCTCGGACTATGTCCGGGCCGAGTTCCTCAAGGGGCGCAATCTGGACTATGTGCGCGCGGCCAGGGCGCTGGGCGCCGGAAACCTGAGCATCATGTACCGGCACCTGCTGCCCAACTGCATGACGCCGGTCATTACCTTCCTGCCCTTCCGCATGTCTGGCGCCATCTTTGCCCTGACCAGTCTCGATTTTCTGGGTTTGGGCGTCCCCCCCTCCACACCCAGTCTGGGCGAACTCCTGGCCCAGGGCAAGGCCAATATCGATGCCTGGTGGTTGTCGCTCTCCACCTTTCTGGTGCTGGTCGGCACCCTGGTGCTTCTGATCTTCATAGGCGATGCCCTGCGCGACGCCTTCGATCCTAGGCAGACCCGGGACGAATAG
- a CDS encoding DUF4177 domain-containing protein: MIWEYKTVLFEFSKDGLLSNRYVDDEELERNLNQLGQQGWELVSVALLQDGLLAFLKRPEADSAALSGLSPRQDGVLPANTPPIAPQQAGQQRPLARQSPRLSLRGAHAVRPPLSLDNLRERVRQVEDLAPGQREEAGDLPQDNDRIGGIRIS, translated from the coding sequence ATGATTTGGGAATATAAAACGGTGCTCTTCGAGTTTTCCAAGGATGGTCTTTTAAGCAATCGCTACGTGGATGACGAGGAGTTGGAGCGCAATCTGAACCAGCTTGGACAGCAGGGCTGGGAACTGGTGAGCGTGGCCCTGCTGCAGGACGGTCTGCTGGCCTTTCTGAAAAGGCCTGAAGCCGATTCCGCGGCACTTTCCGGCCTCTCGCCCCGGCAGGATGGGGTGTTGCCCGCGAACACTCCGCCCATTGCCCCCCAGCAGGCGGGGCAGCAGCGCCCCCTGGCCCGCCAGTCGCCTCGCCTGTCGCTGCGCGGCGCCCATGCGGTCCGTCCGCCGCTGAGCCTCGATAACCTGCGCGAGCGGGTGCGGCAGGTGGAGGACCTGGCGCCCGGGCAGCGCGAGGAAGCCGGGGATTTGCCCCAGGACAACGACCGGATCGGCGGCATCCGCATTTCCTGA
- a CDS encoding microcin C ABC transporter permease YejB — translation MLAYIVKRLLLMIPTVFGIMLLTFTITQFVPGGPVERMVAQMSGYGAGGETGGGALYQGKRGLDPERLEQLNRLYGFDQPAMTRFFRMMRSYLVFDFGQSYYHHQSVVQLVISKMPVSMSLGLWSFVIVYATCIPLGIAKAVRAGSTFDVATTTVLLIGYAIPGFVLGIVLLVLFGGGSFWSFFPLRGLTSDNWAGMTLCHKVLDYLWHMVLPVLSSTVGSLALMTLLTKNSFLEDIRKQYVITARAKGLSDHQVLYGHVFRNAIIPIITGFPGSFITAFFTGSLLIETIFSLDGMGLLAYQSVVNRDYPVVLGTLYFFTLLGLVSRLLSDLSYVLVDPRISFESQG, via the coding sequence ATGCTGGCCTATATCGTCAAACGCCTCCTGCTGATGATCCCGACGGTGTTCGGGATCATGCTGCTCACCTTTACGATCACCCAGTTCGTGCCTGGAGGGCCGGTGGAACGCATGGTCGCGCAGATGAGCGGTTATGGCGCGGGCGGCGAGACGGGCGGCGGAGCTCTGTATCAGGGCAAACGAGGGCTGGATCCGGAGCGGCTGGAGCAGTTGAACAGGCTCTACGGTTTCGACCAGCCGGCCATGACCCGTTTTTTCCGGATGATGCGTTCCTACCTGGTCTTCGACTTCGGCCAGTCCTATTACCACCATCAGAGTGTGGTGCAACTGGTCATCTCCAAGATGCCGGTGTCCATGTCGCTTGGCCTCTGGAGTTTTGTCATCGTGTACGCCACCTGCATCCCCTTGGGCATTGCCAAGGCGGTACGGGCAGGCAGCACCTTTGACGTGGCCACGACCACGGTGCTCCTGATCGGCTACGCCATCCCGGGTTTCGTGCTGGGCATTGTGCTGCTGGTGCTCTTCGGCGGCGGCAGTTTCTGGAGTTTTTTTCCCCTTCGCGGCCTGACCTCCGACAACTGGGCCGGGATGACGCTCTGCCACAAGGTGCTGGACTACCTCTGGCACATGGTCCTGCCGGTCCTGTCATCCACCGTGGGCAGTCTGGCGCTGATGACCCTGCTCACCAAAAACTCCTTTCTGGAAGACATCCGCAAGCAGTACGTCATCACGGCCAGAGCCAAGGGACTGAGCGATCATCAGGTGCTCTACGGCCACGTGTTCAGAAACGCCATCATCCCCATCATCACCGGCTTTCCAGGCAGCTTCATCACCGCCTTTTTTACCGGCAGCCTGCTGATTGAAACCATTTTTTCGCTCGACGGCATGGGCCTTCTGGCCTACCAGTCGGTCGTGAACCGGGACTATCCCGTGGTGCTGGGCACCCTGTACTTCTTTACCCTTCTGGGCCTGGTATCGCGGCTCCTGTCCGATCTGTCCTACGTGCTGGTGGATCCGCGCATCAGCTTCGAGAGCCAGGGCTGA
- the minC gene encoding septum site-determining protein MinC: protein MQQAQSSKPHDALELKGSALAVVVLHLKSSDPRVLYPQLEEVIDEAGSFLSRAPLLIDVASLDDTAREGLDFAYLARYLRGAGVMPVGVQGAQPGLQNAIANTGLLWLPGKGSQSAAAGNAPKREATEPMTRPEPKPEPKPEPKPERNSAAAKAETGKRRTAEPAAVPPLVITRPVRAGQQINAAEGDLIVMGPVNTGSELFAAGNIHVYGPLRGRALAGVNGDTNARIFALQGNPELLAIAGEYVVNEELPPRAVNRSFAVSWSQSGLRFHILGSFEP, encoded by the coding sequence ATGCAGCAGGCACAGTCTTCAAAACCGCACGACGCCCTCGAGCTGAAGGGCAGCGCCCTTGCCGTGGTGGTTCTGCACCTGAAAAGCAGTGACCCCAGGGTGCTGTATCCCCAACTGGAAGAAGTAATTGACGAAGCCGGCTCCTTTTTGAGCAGGGCCCCCCTTCTCATTGATGTCGCCTCGCTGGACGATACCGCCCGCGAAGGGCTGGACTTTGCCTATCTGGCGCGGTATCTGCGCGGCGCGGGCGTCATGCCTGTGGGTGTGCAGGGGGCGCAGCCCGGCCTGCAAAACGCCATCGCCAATACGGGGCTTTTGTGGCTGCCAGGAAAGGGCAGCCAGTCGGCCGCGGCAGGCAATGCGCCGAAGCGGGAGGCAACTGAACCCATGACCAGGCCGGAGCCAAAGCCGGAGCCCAAACCGGAGCCCAAGCCGGAACGGAACAGCGCGGCGGCAAAAGCGGAAACCGGCAAGCGCCGTACCGCAGAGCCGGCAGCCGTGCCGCCTCTGGTCATCACCCGGCCGGTTCGGGCAGGCCAGCAGATCAACGCGGCCGAAGGCGATCTCATCGTGATGGGCCCGGTCAACACCGGCTCGGAACTCTTTGCCGCGGGCAATATCCACGTGTACGGCCCGCTGCGCGGCCGGGCTCTCGCCGGCGTGAACGGCGACACCAATGCCCGCATCTTTGCCCTGCAGGGCAACCCGGAACTGCTGGCCATTGCCGGCGAATACGTGGTCAACGAGGAACTCCCGCCCAGAGCGGTCAACCGGAGTTTTGCCGTGAGCTGGTCCCAGTCGGGCCTTCGTTTTCATATTCTGGGCTCCTTTGAGCCGTAA